The Deinococcus carri genome contains a region encoding:
- a CDS encoding DUF4259 domain-containing protein, giving the protein MNVWGTGSFENEVGAAFAQEVVQDGAFALAEAFDVALDPDTGFLAAEEGHRVLAAAEILAAALTGETGGITDAPLRAWVASANLTELEPLRELARAALERVLGPESELPDLWADSQDADEWQTDVERLRAALG; this is encoded by the coding sequence ATGAACGTCTGGGGCACGGGCAGTTTCGAGAATGAAGTGGGTGCGGCCTTCGCGCAGGAGGTCGTGCAGGACGGCGCGTTCGCCCTCGCCGAAGCCTTCGACGTGGCCCTCGACCCCGACACCGGGTTCCTGGCCGCTGAGGAAGGCCACCGCGTCCTGGCCGCCGCCGAGATTCTGGCTGCCGCGCTGACGGGCGAGACGGGAGGCATCACGGACGCCCCGTTGCGTGCCTGGGTTGCAAGCGCCAACCTCACCGAGCTGGAACCCCTGCGCGAACTGGCCCGCGCCGCGCTGGAGCGTGTCCTCGGCCCCGAGAGCGAACTCCCCGACCTCTGGGCCGACAGTCAGGATGCCGACGAGTGGCAGACCGACGTGGAGCGGCTGCGGGCGGCGCTGGGCTAG
- the ispG gene encoding flavodoxin-dependent (E)-4-hydroxy-3-methylbut-2-enyl-diphosphate synthase, with product MSTPRRQTVTTWVGSVPVGSQHPIVVQSMTNTDTADAEATALQVAQLARAGSEIVRVTVNTREAAAAVPELVARLHEVGIDVPIVGDFHYNGHILLREYPETARLLAKYRINPGNVGAGQHHDANFATMIEVAKEFGKPVRIGVNWGSLDQQVLARLMDLNARLGSPRSGTDVMIDAMVTSALESAAYAEGLGLPHDQIIISVKVSSAPELWQVYRQLAPLCDYPLHLGLTEAGMGMKGMVASSVALAPLLTEGIGDTIRVSLTPEPGASRKLEVEVAQQILQSLGLRQFLPQVTSCPGCGRTTSTFFQTLAQKIQDYIREAMPDWKARYPGVEDMQVAVMGCIVNGPGESKHANIGISLPGTGEDPRAPVYQDGKLLTTLKGPRIAEEFQELLEKYVEERYGREEVGA from the coding sequence ATGAGTACGCCGCGCCGTCAGACCGTGACCACCTGGGTCGGGAGTGTCCCCGTGGGGAGTCAGCATCCCATCGTCGTGCAGTCGATGACGAACACCGACACCGCCGACGCCGAGGCCACCGCCCTTCAGGTCGCGCAGCTTGCGCGGGCCGGGTCCGAGATCGTGCGCGTAACGGTCAACACGCGCGAGGCCGCCGCCGCCGTCCCCGAACTTGTCGCCCGCCTGCATGAAGTCGGCATCGACGTGCCGATCGTCGGGGACTTCCACTACAACGGCCACATCCTGCTGCGCGAGTATCCCGAAACGGCGCGTCTGCTCGCCAAGTACCGCATCAACCCCGGCAACGTCGGAGCCGGGCAGCACCACGACGCCAACTTCGCCACCATGATCGAGGTCGCCAAGGAATTCGGCAAACCCGTCCGCATCGGCGTGAACTGGGGCAGCCTCGACCAGCAGGTCCTCGCCCGCCTGATGGACCTGAATGCCCGCCTGGGCAGCCCCCGGTCCGGCACCGACGTGATGATCGACGCGATGGTCACCAGCGCCCTGGAAAGCGCCGCGTATGCCGAGGGGCTGGGCCTCCCGCACGACCAGATCATCATCTCCGTCAAGGTCAGCTCGGCCCCCGAGCTGTGGCAGGTCTACCGCCAGCTCGCGCCGCTGTGCGACTACCCGCTGCACCTCGGCCTCACCGAGGCGGGCATGGGTATGAAGGGCATGGTGGCCTCCAGCGTGGCCCTCGCGCCGCTGCTTACGGAGGGCATCGGTGACACCATCCGCGTCAGCCTGACGCCCGAACCCGGTGCGTCCCGCAAGCTGGAAGTCGAGGTCGCCCAGCAGATTCTCCAGAGCCTGGGCCTGCGGCAGTTTCTCCCGCAGGTCACGTCCTGCCCCGGCTGCGGGCGCACCACCTCCACCTTCTTCCAGACCCTGGCGCAAAAGATTCAGGACTACATCCGGGAGGCCATGCCCGACTGGAAGGCCCGCTACCCCGGCGTGGAGGACATGCAGGTCGCCGTGATGGGCTGCATCGTCAACGGCCCCGGCGAGAGCAAGCACGCCAACATCGGCATTTCTCTGCCCGGCACCGGCGAGGACCCCCGCGCTCCCGTCTACCAGGACGGCAAATTGCTGACCACATTGAAAGGGCCGCGCATCGCGGAGGAGTTTCAGGAACTGCTCGAAAAGTACGTGGAGGAGCGGTACGGGCGGGAGGAGGTCGGCGCATAA